AGTGCATTTTTGGGCTGTATCCTGCCATATCTGCCACGAGGTTATGCCGGAAGTGGTTGCATATCGGGATACATATAAACCGTATGGACTTCAATTTGTCGGGGTGCATATGCCGAAACAGGAAAGCGACACGGATTTGGAAAAGGTGAAACAAGACATTGCGGAATATGGCATCACACAGCCGGTAGCTGTTGATAATCTGCACCAGGTTACAGATCAGTTTCAAAATCAATTCGTGCCTGCCTTTTTCCTGTTTGATAAGGAAGGCAAGCTGTTCTTCCGGGCTGCGGGAGACAAAGGATTTCAGAACCTCAAACCAAAGATTGAAAGCTTATTGGGGATTAAACAGTCTTGATAAGCTGTTGAATGAAATATGTTTTCATTTCATCAGGAGAAGCCGAATTCCGTTCGGACTTTTCCTTTTTTTGTGTGAAACAACCGGAAATGGTGGTAGCTGCTATACGGCAAATTTTTGAAAAGATTCGACCGTAATCCAAGTTTCTAAAATTTAAAATCTCAGAAGGGGATTGCCGGGCGCACATCGAAAAGGAATCAGGGGGGAGAAAAAGAGGTGGTTCCATGTATCGATTAAGCAGACGGGAACAGGCGATTCTGATCGGTTTTTTACTGGTCGTTCTGGTTGCGTCAGGCATCTATATGTACGGGCGACCCGGCTTGTCTGCGAACATACCGCTGCCGAAAACGGATGCACAGTATCGGGAGGCATCCAGTCAGACGCAAAACATAAGTCCTGCGGGGACCGGTTCAGCGGGGAGCCAGTCGGAGGTGCCGACCAAATCCGCAGTCCCCAATTCTGTGACCGAAATGAAAGTGGACGTAAAAGGGGCTGTCCATCTGCCGGGCGTCTATACGCTGCCGGTCGGTTCTCGGGTTGCGGATGCGCTGCAGGCGGCAGGCGGCGCAAACGATCAGGCCGATTTGCAAACGGTCAATCTGGCTCAAAAATTGGTTGACGGCGGTATGTTGGTCATACCCGTCAAAGGTGAAAAGGAAGCGGGCGCAAGCACCGCCAGCTCCGTGCAGCGAAAAGTAAACATCAATACGGCGACCGCCGCCGAACTGGATGCTGTTAACGGGATTGGTTCAACCAGAGCAAACGATATCGTCGCGTTTCGGGAACGGCAGGGACCTTTTCAATCGGTGGATGATCTGTTGAAGGTAAAAGGATTTGGACCGAAACTTTTGGAATCGCTTCGGGAACAAATTACGGTGAATTAAACGGAATCAAAATGTTATAATTTTCGAAAAGGGGTGTTATTTGTGACAGAACGCAAATGGGGATTGGAAACTTTATCTGTACATGCTGGACAAGAAGCGGATCCGACGACCGGATCCCGTGCAGTGCCAATTTATCAAACTACTTCTTATGTGTTCCGCAATACGGAGCACGCGGCCAATCTGTTTTCCTTGGCCGAACCGGGCAACATTTACACCAGAATCATGAATCCCACGCAGGATGTTTTTGAAAAAAGAGTGGCTGCACTCGAAGGCGGAGTCGGAGCGCTTGCCACAGCATCCGGGCAGTCAGCGATTACCTACTCGATTTTAAACATTGCCGGGCCTGGAGATGAAATCGTTTCTTCCACCAACTTATACGGCGGTACATACAATCTGTTTGCCATCACATTAAAAAAACTGGGCATTGATGTGAAGTTTGTCGATCCGGACGATCCGGAAAACTTTCGTCGCGCTATCACGGAGCGGACAAAAGCGGTCTACGCGGAAACAATTGGCAACCCGCGGATCGATGTGCTCGACATTCGGGCAGTTGCGGATATTGCCCATGCGGCAGGTCTGCCCTTGATCATTGACAACACCTTCCCGTCTCCTTATCTATGCCGCCCGATTGAACACGGTGCGGATATTGTGGTACATTCGGCCACCAAGTTTATCGGCGGGCATGGTACTTCCATCGGTGGAATTATCGTCGATGGCGGTACATTTGATTGGGCGAACGGCAAATTCCCGGGTCTGGTTGACCCAGATCCCAGCTACCATGGAATTTCCTACACGGAAGCATTGGGGAATCTCGCGTATATTGTAAAAGCCCGCGTTCAACTCATGCGCGATATGGGGGCTGCCATTTCCCCGTTCAACGCGTTTCAAATGCTGCAGGGGCTGGAGACGCTTCATCTGCGCATGGAACGTCATTCGCAAAACGCGCTTGCG
The sequence above is a segment of the Effusibacillus dendaii genome. Coding sequences within it:
- a CDS encoding TlpA family protein disulfide reductase, which gives rise to MPMRLGSPLPPLDGATEWFNAQGFDPAQLQNHPVLVHFWAVSCHICHEVMPEVVAYRDTYKPYGLQFVGVHMPKQESDTDLEKVKQDIAEYGITQPVAVDNLHQVTDQFQNQFVPAFFLFDKEGKLFFRAAGDKGFQNLKPKIESLLGIKQS
- a CDS encoding ComEA family DNA-binding protein, with product MYRLSRREQAILIGFLLVVLVASGIYMYGRPGLSANIPLPKTDAQYREASSQTQNISPAGTGSAGSQSEVPTKSAVPNSVTEMKVDVKGAVHLPGVYTLPVGSRVADALQAAGGANDQADLQTVNLAQKLVDGGMLVIPVKGEKEAGASTASSVQRKVNINTATAAELDAVNGIGSTRANDIVAFRERQGPFQSVDDLLKVKGFGPKLLESLREQITVN
- a CDS encoding homocysteine synthase → MTERKWGLETLSVHAGQEADPTTGSRAVPIYQTTSYVFRNTEHAANLFSLAEPGNIYTRIMNPTQDVFEKRVAALEGGVGALATASGQSAITYSILNIAGPGDEIVSSTNLYGGTYNLFAITLKKLGIDVKFVDPDDPENFRRAITERTKAVYAETIGNPRIDVLDIRAVADIAHAAGLPLIIDNTFPSPYLCRPIEHGADIVVHSATKFIGGHGTSIGGIIVDGGTFDWANGKFPGLVDPDPSYHGISYTEALGNLAYIVKARVQLMRDMGAAISPFNAFQMLQGLETLHLRMERHSQNALAVAQYLEKHEYVSWVNYPGLASSPYHQLAQKYLPKGQGAIFTFGIKGGVDAGRKFIDSLQLFSHLANVGDSKSLVIHPASTTHQQLSEEQQKASGVTPDMVRLSIGTETVDDLIYDLDQALRKSQQ